A window of Aquibium oceanicum genomic DNA:
AGGCCGACGAGTTCCATCAGGTCCGAAGCCATCTTGGTGATCTCGGCTGCGGACGCCTGTTTGTGTATCTCCAGAGGCTCGCGCAGCGTGTTCAGGATCGTGGAGCGGGGACTGAGCGAGCCGAACGGATCCTGGAAGACGATCTGGATGCGCTTGCGGAATTCCTTCAGCGCCCTGCCTTCCAGCGTGCGCACGTCGCAGGCGAGGTTGCCGTTGTCGAAATGGATCATGCCGCCGTCCGAGGAGGTCGCCCGCATGATCAGCTTGCTCACCGTCGACTTGCCGCAGCCGCTCTCGCCGACGATGCCGAAACATTCGCCCCGATGCACGTCGAAGGAGACGTCGTTGACGGCGTGGATCTGCCGGTGTTCGCCGCCGAACCAGCTTCCCGACTTGGTCGTGAACACCTTGGAGAGATGGCGCACGGACAGGAGCGGCTTGTCGGACGCGGTGCGGCCGCGACCCGCCTTGCGCATCGCCTCGGGGATGACTTTTTCCGCCTCGCGCAGCGCCACGAGCTTCTCGCCGCGTTTCATGTCGAGATCCGGCACCGCCTTCATCAGCGCCCTGGTGTAGGCATGGCTCGGATTGCCGAAGATGTCTTCCAGCGGTCCCGCTTCCATGATCTCGCCGTGGTAGATCACCACCACCTCGTCGGCCATGTTGGCAACGACGCCGAGATCATGGGTGATGAGCAGGAGCGACATTCCGAGCCTGGCCTGCAGCGACTTCAGGAGCCCGAGCACCTGCGCCTGCACCGTCACGTCGAGCGCGGTGGTGGGTTCATCGGCGATCAGCAGCGCCGGACGGCAGATCAGCGCCATGGCGATCATGGCACGCTGGCGCAGGCCGCCCGACAGTTCCATCGGGTACATGTCGTAGGCGCGGTGCGGCTCGGGGAAGCCGACGAGAGCAAGCATCTCTTCGGTGAGCTTGCGCGCTTCGCCCGACGCGACGTCCCGATGCAGGACGAGCGCCTCCTCGACCTGATCGCCGATCTTGTGCAGCGGCGACAGCGAGGTCATCGGTTCCTGGAAGATCATCGCGATCCGGCCGCCGCGCAGCGACCGCATCTCCGGCCTCGCAGGATCGATCGCCGCGATGTCGGTTTCCGAACCGGGGTGCAGCGGGTCGCGGAACCTGATGCGCCCGCCGGTGATGGAGGCCACGCGCGGCAGGATCCCGAGGATCGCCTGCGCGATGATGGATTTGCCAGAACCGGATTCGCCGACGAGCGCCACGGTCTTGCCGGCGGGAATGCGGAAGCTGACGCCCTTCACGACGTCGAGCTTCGAACGCTGGATGGCGATCGAGATGCACAGATCCTCGATGCGCAGCAAGTCGCGCCCCTCGTCCTGCCCGTTCTTTCCCATACCGCGCAGCGCCGTATCAGCCACCGCCCCACTCCCCCGAGTTCGCCGATTTGCAGCATAGCCGCCAGCCGCCGAATTGGAGCGGAGTTTTGCAATTCCCCACCGTCGCGGCAAGGGGCAGAAGGTGCGGATCAGACATTTGTTTCCCGGCCGTTCCGCGTCCCGCGCGCCTCTCTCAGATCGAATGGAGCCGCCCGTCGCGACAAGCGAAGACGCGATCGTGCGGCACCGCGATGCGCATGGCGTCGGCTTCGGCAAGCCCCTCTAGCATGGCGAACATGACGCGCAGATTGCCGCTGTGTGAAACCAGGATGAAGGCACGATCGCCCGGCAGGTCTTCGATCAGCGAGCGCATGTCCGCGGCCGTCTCCTGATGGCTCGTGCCGCCCTGCGGCGCGAAGCGCCAGCGGTCGACCTTGCGAAGCCTGCGTTCCGCCGGGAAGCGGTCCTTCACCTCGTGCGTGGTCAACCCCTCCCAGCGGCCGAACCCGGCCTCGACGAGCCTCGGATCAATCCTGCGCGCGCTCTCCGGAATGGCGAGTTCGTCGGCGATGATGCCCATCGTCTCGACGCAGCGCGACAGTGGCGAACTCAGGATCTCGACGCCCTTCGGAGCATCCGGGTCGGCATCGAGGTACGCGCGAAGCCGCCGCGCGTTTGCCAGCGCTTGGCGTCGCCCCTCGGCACTGAGCGGAATGTCGCTGCGGCCCTGGAAGCGCCCCTCCTCGTTCCACCGGGTCTGGCCGTGCCTCACGAGGTAGAACGTGTTTTTGATCATGATTTATCGTAGGATCGGCCCTGATCGTGCGATGGGTAGCGGCGGATGCGCACGAAGACAACGGCGGAAGTGGGGAAGCTGCGGATGTTCCTGAAGGCGATTGGGTTCGGAATGCCTCGTGCGCTGCCTCTTGCCATACTGGCGTTCGCGGCGATTGCGACGATGTCCTGGACCGGCGGCCCCGCCGCCTACGCCCAGGAGGCGGCAGCGGGCGGTCAGACCGCCGGCCTCGACGCGCTGATCGAACAGGCGCGCAAGGACGGCTCCACCGTCATTGTCGTGCAGCCGAATTCGACGGCCGCGCCCGCCGAGGAGATGCCGATGGCGATGACGCTGTCGCCCGACAGCCTGCTCCAGGCGCGCGAGAACCTGAAGCGAATGGTGGCGAACTCCATCATCTACCTGAAGTACATGCCGGAATCGCTGCGCGCGGCGAGCCCGAACGGCCAGCCGCACTGGCTTCTCATCGCTGTCGCGACCGCGGTGGCCGGCCTCGTGGCGGGACGGCTTGCCTTCAAGCTGATGACAGGCTGGGGACGCGACCATTTCCGCTACCTTTATCGTCCCGAAGACACGCGGCTGTCGGCGAAGCTCGGCTACCTTCTGGCGCGGGCCGGATGGACGCTCCTGAGTTCCGCGGTGATGTTCGTGACCGCGGTGCTGGTGGCGGTGATATTCGACACCGGCCACGAGCCGTCACGCACGACGATCTTCGTCATCATCTCGACCTACGTGGCCTATCGCATCCTGCGAACCGTCATCTTCTGGAACTTCTTCGCGCCCGGCGCATCCGCGCACAGGCTGATCAACCTGTCCGACGAAGCGGCCGAGCGGCTCTTCCGCGACTGGGCGATCATTCTGGCGGTCGGGGCCACGATCATTGGCCTGTGCCGCTGGATCCTTGTCCTGCCGCCGCCGGAAGGCGTGGTCGGCATGTCCATGGTGGCGGTCAACCACGACGCGCAGAACATGGCCTTCATCCTGGGCATGCTGATCTGTGCCCTGATGATGGCTGGCATGGCGCTCAGGCACAACAAGGAACTGAACGAGATCGTGCTCGGCCGCGACGAGACCACGCGGAAATCGCCGTTGCGCCGTGCCACGGTCTTTCTCGCGCTGCCCGCCACGCTGATCTATCTCGTGTTTGCATGGCTCGTGAGTTCAGTCAGGCTGACGCTCGGGCATCCGGGCGGATACGTCCCGGTCCTTGCACCCATCCTGGTCTTCGTCGCCGGCGTCTTCGCCTATGCTGTCGCCGCCTATCTTCTCGAGATCCTCTACGAGCGCCGCGCCGCGTCCCACCGCCGCCGCCAGCTCCTGAAGTTGCAGGCCGAACGGCGCGCCTGGCGCCGTGCCGAGGCCTCCAAGGAGATGATGGCAGAGATGAACGAGGACGTCCGCGAGATGCTGGAGGACGGCGACGAGATGACCGTCATGGCTCCCGTGTCGCGGCCCACCACGACGATCCAGCCTTACTTCCCGGCGTTCAAGGAGTTCTTCCAGAACAGCATCCAGGCGACCATCCTCGTGGTCTGCTGTGGCGAGCTCGCGCGCCTGTGGGGCGCAGATCTCGGCCGCGAGGGCGGGCACTGGTTCGCGTCGTCGCTGGACATCCTCCTGGTCATCATCGTCGCCGCCTCGCTCTATCGGGCGGTGAACCGGTTCATCGACCACAAGATCATCGAGGAAGGCGGCACGCTGGACGACAACGCCGCCAATCCCGGCGAGGGCGAGGGAGAGGGCGGCAAGGGGCAGACGCGCATCGCGACGCTGCTGCCGATCTTCCGGAACGTCATCGTGACCCTGCTGGTGGCGATCGGCGCGATGATGGTTCTGGCAAATCTGGGCGTCGACATCGGCCCGCTCTTCGCCGGCGCCGGCGTGGTCGGCATCGCGGTCGGTTTCGGCGCGCAGACGCTGATCCGCGACATCTTCTCCGGCGCATTCTTCCTGCTCGACGATGCGTTCCGAAAGGGCGAGTACATCGAGATCGGCACCGTGAAGGGCGTTGTGGAGAAGATATCCATGCGCTCCTTCCAGCTGCGCCACCATCTCGGAGCGGTTCACACGGTGCCTTTCGGCGAGATCCACCAGCTCACCAACTATTCGCGCGACTGGGTGATGATGAAGCTGCCGCTTCGCCTCACATACGACACCGACATCGAGAAGGTGCGCAAGCTGGTGAAGAAGATCGGGCAGCGGCTGCTCGACGATCCGGTGGTCGGGCACCTGTTCCTGCAGCAGCTGAAATCGCAGGGCGTCTATTCGATGGAGGATTCGGCGATGATCGTGCGGGTCAAGTTCATGACCCGTCCCGGGGACCAGTTCGTCACCCGCAAGGTCGTCTATGCCGCCATCCGCGAGGTCTTCGCGGCCGAAGGCATTCGCTTCGCGCACCGCGAGGTCACGGTGCGGCTGGCCGACGGGCATAGGTCCGACGACCTGACCGAGGAACAGAAGAAGGCGATCGCCGGCTCGGTGCGCTCCGTGGTCGACGATGCCCAGGCGGCGGCGAACGATTCGGCCAAGACGGCTGCCGCCGCGCTCTGACACCAGCCCCCCAGGACAATGCTCGATGGCGCGCCCGCTGGCTCCGCTCGACACGACCACGCAATTCGGCCTGCGGCGAGCGGGATGGCTCGTCAGGGCACTGTGGCGGCTCACCGTCACGTCGGCCTTGCCGGCGCGCTGGCGCAAGCGTCTGCGAAAGGCTCTCGCCAAGCGCCGGCCCGGACCGTTCGACGCGACCGTCGAGGGCATCGACATGCGCCTCTATCCGGCGGAAAACCGTGACGACCGGGTTCTCCTCGGACTTGGCAGGCTCCCGGAGGCGGACGAACATGGGCTCATCCGGCCTTTCGTCGGTCCCGGCAAGTTGTTCGTGGATATCGGGGCCAACGTCGGCACCTATTCGCTCTGGGTGGCGCGGACGGCCGCTCCGAACACCAGGGTCGTCGCATTCGAACCGCACCCGCGCACCTTCGCCAAACTCGCCTTCAACCTCGCGGCGAACGCCGCTGAAAACGTCGTGGCGAAGAACCTCGCCATCGCCGGCGAAGCCGGTTCGATGCAGCTGTTCAGCGACGGCGGCGGCAACATCGGCCACGCCTCGCTGCTGAAAGAGGGGGCGGGCACCGTTCGCAGCACGGAAACGGTGCAGGTCGCGCCTCTGAGCCTGGTGCTGGGGGACCTCGGGATCGAGAGGATCGATCTTCTCAAGATCGACGTCGAAGGCTTCGAGGACCGCGCGCTGCTGCCGCTGTTCGACCAGGCGCCGGCAACGCTCTGGCCGCGGGCGATCCTCATCGAGACCGTGCTGTCGCACCTGTGGGAACGCGACTGTCTCGGCGAACTGGCGGCGAAGGGCTATCGCCGACAGGCGGCGACCGCGGAGAACGTGCTTCTGGTCCGCGGTCGTACCCAAGACCCGTGAACCCGCGGCGGTTGCAGCACTCATTGCCGCCAAGATGCGGATCGACTATATTCGGAGGTGGAGAGCGAGCTTTCGCCCGCCCTCCGTTCGCCTACGAGAAAAGGCGGACTCGGACGATGACTTGCCAGCCAGTCCGGGTCCACCTGATCTCGAAGCTGACGCTCAACGGTTTTTGCCGCATGATCGTCACCTCCGTTCGAGAGCAAGGCTGTTGCCGCAGCCGGGGAAGCCCATCTTCCCCGGTTGCGCCGGCTGGCCTCGGCGCGATCTGCTTCTGCCCTCGACGGCAGCGACTTTAGCGGGTTTTACGGATTTTCTGCAACCGGATGAAAGACCTGGTTGCAAACGTGGGACCGATCAGGCGCGGCGGTAGAAGGTCTCGCCGACCACGAAGCCGTCGAGTCCCGTCTCCCGCACGTAACCTACCAGGTCGCTCATGCGGTTGATGAAGCCCTTGCCGGAGAAATTGAGCGAGGTGTTGCACAAAACGCCGTAGCCCGTGGCGCGCTTGAATTCGGTGAGAAGCGCGTGGATCTGCGGGTTCTGCTCGCGCGTCACGGTCTGCGCACGCGCGGAACCGTCGACATGGGTGACGGCCTTGATGGCATCGGTCTTCACGCGCTGGAAATAGAGCATGTGCGGGCTCGGGCCGTGGTTCTCGAACAGCCGGTCCATCTCATCCTCGAGCAGGATCGGCGCGATCGGCCGGAACCCCTCTCGCTTCTTGATGGCGTTGAGGCGCGTGTGCATCTCGCTGGTGAAGGGGGCAGCGATCAGGGAACGGTTGCCGAGCGCGCGCGGACCGATCTCGTAGCGGCCCTGGACCCAGGCGAGGACGGCGCCGTCCGCCAGCGCCTTGGCGATCTCGGCCTCCCGCATCGGCACGGCCTGGAAGCCGGAAAGGTCCGCCTCGTCGTGGACGAAGTCCTCGCCGGCATAGGCGCTCCATTCGATCTTGGCATCGCCGGTGAGGCGATACTGCGCATCGGCCGCGGTGCCGATCGCGGAGCCGGAATCGTTGGTGCAGGGCTGGACGAAGATATCGGCGAACAGGCCCGTGCCCTTCCACTCGCTGTTCCAGTCGCAGTTCAGCCCGCAGCCGCCGGAGACCAGCAGCGGCAGGCCGTCGGACATCCCGGCCTTCGCGAAATCGAGGAAGCGCTCGAAGATCGCGTCCTGGAAACGGCGGGCGAGGTTGCGGAATTCCGCAGTTTCCAGGCCGATGTCGCAGAACGGGGTATCGGTGAAATCCGCCTTGCGCAGCGGCGCGGCGACGGCGTCCCAGGAGATCAGCCTCTCGATCAGCGCGCGCTCCTCCGGCGTCTCGGCCGAGGGCTGCCCGTAGCCAGCGATTGCCATCAGTTTGCCGGCATCCTCGCGGCGGCTCTTGCGCGCATCGATCGGGTAGGTCGGGTCGGCGAGGCCGTAG
This region includes:
- a CDS encoding ABC transporter ATP-binding protein gives rise to the protein MGKNGQDEGRDLLRIEDLCISIAIQRSKLDVVKGVSFRIPAGKTVALVGESGSGKSIIAQAILGILPRVASITGGRIRFRDPLHPGSETDIAAIDPARPEMRSLRGGRIAMIFQEPMTSLSPLHKIGDQVEEALVLHRDVASGEARKLTEEMLALVGFPEPHRAYDMYPMELSGGLRQRAMIAMALICRPALLIADEPTTALDVTVQAQVLGLLKSLQARLGMSLLLITHDLGVVANMADEVVVIYHGEIMEAGPLEDIFGNPSHAYTRALMKAVPDLDMKRGEKLVALREAEKVIPEAMRKAGRGRTASDKPLLSVRHLSKVFTTKSGSWFGGEHRQIHAVNDVSFDVHRGECFGIVGESGCGKSTVSKLIMRATSSDGGMIHFDNGNLACDVRTLEGRALKEFRKRIQIVFQDPFGSLSPRSTILNTLREPLEIHKQASAAEITKMASDLMELVGLNRSQLNRYPHSFSGGQRQRIGIARALALSPDLLICDEPVSALDVSVQAQILNLLKSLQSELSLTMIFISHNLAVVKYIADRIAVMRRGRIVEIADCETLFARPMHPYTQRLLSAVPSASLDRKLDFSDQLGEHCDPSELWSPEFRSAGDDGRDLSLIQVGPGHLVLARDMPAREKVPA
- a CDS encoding histidine phosphatase family protein, whose product is MIKNTFYLVRHGQTRWNEEGRFQGRSDIPLSAEGRRQALANARRLRAYLDADPDAPKGVEILSSPLSRCVETMGIIADELAIPESARRIDPRLVEAGFGRWEGLTTHEVKDRFPAERRLRKVDRWRFAPQGGTSHQETAADMRSLIEDLPGDRAFILVSHSGNLRVMFAMLEGLAEADAMRIAVPHDRVFACRDGRLHSI
- a CDS encoding mechanosensitive ion channel domain-containing protein, with amino-acid sequence MRTKTTAEVGKLRMFLKAIGFGMPRALPLAILAFAAIATMSWTGGPAAYAQEAAAGGQTAGLDALIEQARKDGSTVIVVQPNSTAAPAEEMPMAMTLSPDSLLQARENLKRMVANSIIYLKYMPESLRAASPNGQPHWLLIAVATAVAGLVAGRLAFKLMTGWGRDHFRYLYRPEDTRLSAKLGYLLARAGWTLLSSAVMFVTAVLVAVIFDTGHEPSRTTIFVIISTYVAYRILRTVIFWNFFAPGASAHRLINLSDEAAERLFRDWAIILAVGATIIGLCRWILVLPPPEGVVGMSMVAVNHDAQNMAFILGMLICALMMAGMALRHNKELNEIVLGRDETTRKSPLRRATVFLALPATLIYLVFAWLVSSVRLTLGHPGGYVPVLAPILVFVAGVFAYAVAAYLLEILYERRAASHRRRQLLKLQAERRAWRRAEASKEMMAEMNEDVREMLEDGDEMTVMAPVSRPTTTIQPYFPAFKEFFQNSIQATILVVCCGELARLWGADLGREGGHWFASSLDILLVIIVAASLYRAVNRFIDHKIIEEGGTLDDNAANPGEGEGEGGKGQTRIATLLPIFRNVIVTLLVAIGAMMVLANLGVDIGPLFAGAGVVGIAVGFGAQTLIRDIFSGAFFLLDDAFRKGEYIEIGTVKGVVEKISMRSFQLRHHLGAVHTVPFGEIHQLTNYSRDWVMMKLPLRLTYDTDIEKVRKLVKKIGQRLLDDPVVGHLFLQQLKSQGVYSMEDSAMIVRVKFMTRPGDQFVTRKVVYAAIREVFAAEGIRFAHREVTVRLADGHRSDDLTEEQKKAIAGSVRSVVDDAQAAANDSAKTAAAAL
- a CDS encoding FkbM family methyltransferase, with the translated sequence MARPLAPLDTTTQFGLRRAGWLVRALWRLTVTSALPARWRKRLRKALAKRRPGPFDATVEGIDMRLYPAENRDDRVLLGLGRLPEADEHGLIRPFVGPGKLFVDIGANVGTYSLWVARTAAPNTRVVAFEPHPRTFAKLAFNLAANAAENVVAKNLAIAGEAGSMQLFSDGGGNIGHASLLKEGAGTVRSTETVQVAPLSLVLGDLGIERIDLLKIDVEGFEDRALLPLFDQAPATLWPRAILIETVLSHLWERDCLGELAAKGYRRQAATAENVLLVRGRTQDP
- a CDS encoding carbamoyltransferase C-terminal domain-containing protein, translating into MKIFAYKPGHDGHVAMLEDGRLAFSIEAEKDSGPRYAPITPELLLHGLGLCGGVPDVLGVSGWMGSFRPMGDPIGAGYFGHDEGNIFDRPHRFMGRDIRYFSSSHERSHIVGTYAMSPFPQGQACYALVWEGVLGSFYRIDENLQVTKLGTPMSGPGHKYGFLYGLADPTYPIDARKSRREDAGKLMAIAGYGQPSAETPEERALIERLISWDAVAAPLRKADFTDTPFCDIGLETAEFRNLARRFQDAIFERFLDFAKAGMSDGLPLLVSGGCGLNCDWNSEWKGTGLFADIFVQPCTNDSGSAIGTAADAQYRLTGDAKIEWSAYAGEDFVHDEADLSGFQAVPMREAEIAKALADGAVLAWVQGRYEIGPRALGNRSLIAAPFTSEMHTRLNAIKKREGFRPIAPILLEDEMDRLFENHGPSPHMLYFQRVKTDAIKAVTHVDGSARAQTVTREQNPQIHALLTEFKRATGYGVLCNTSLNFSGKGFINRMSDLVGYVRETGLDGFVVGETFYRRA